The genomic region TGCGGCGGCGCGCAACATGTCGACAAGCCCATGGCCGTAGAAAATGTTGTCACCGAGGACGAGCGCGCAGCGGTCGCCGCCGATGAAGTCGCGGCCGATGATGAAAGCCTGCGCCAGCCCCTCTGGTGCGGGCTGGATAGCATAGCTCAAGCGGATACCGAATTGCTCACCTGAGCCGAGCAGACTTTGAAACAAGGGCTGGTCGTGCGGCGTGGTGATGATCAGGATGTCGCGAATGCCAGCGAGCATGAGCGTCGACAGCGGATAATAAATCATCGGCTTGTCGTAGACAGGAAGAAGTTGCTTTGAAACCGCGAGGGTCAACGGGTAGAGGCGTGTGCCGCTTCCTCCAGCGAGAATGATGCCCTTCAATGTGCTCATGCTGTTGAATCGAAGCCCTGTTTCGGACGTTGCGGTGTTTCGTCATGACGTGCGCCGATCATCCGATCGAGAGCCTCCGATAACGCATCCTGCCATGGGCGGAGCTTTATGCCGTAGACATGTGAAAGCTTGTCGTTGGAGAGCACAGAATAGGCGGGGCGGCGGGCTTTCGTCGGATAGGCGCTTGTTGGTATTGGATGGACGATTGCTTGGGGTCCGCCTCTTCGGGCTGCTCCGTCGATGATTGCGCGGGCGAACCCGTACCAGGACGTCTCACCGCTGTTTGTTGCGTGAAATGTGCCGAAGCATTTGGGGCTTGGCGACAAGGTGCGAAGATGACTGATGATTTGGCAAACCGTCGTGGCGAGATCGAGAGCGTAGGTCGGGCTGCCGCGCTGATCATCGACGACGTTAATCTCGGGTCGTTCGTGATTGAGGCGCAACATCGTCTTCATAAAGTTTGATCCAAACGGACTGAAGACCCAAGCCGTGCGCAGAATGATATGCTTGGGGTTGGCTTCGGCGACGAGGCTTTCACCGGCGAGCTTGCTCTCTCCATAGACACCGAGCGGAGACACTGTATCAGTCTCGACGTACGATGCGCCTTTGCTGCCATCAAATACATAATCGGTCGAAAAATGAATGATTGGAGCGCCGATCTCGGAGGCGGCTTCGGCGGCAGACTGTGCGCCCACTGCGTTTATTGCGAAGGCGGTCTCGGATTCATCTTCCGCCTGGTCGACGGCCGTATAGGCCGCGGCATTGACGATGAAATCGGGCAGCGCTGCCCGGATTGCCTCAGATACCGAAGATGGATTGCGAAGATCGGTCTCCGGTCGTCCGATCTGCACAACGTGATATCCGGATGCGCTCAGAGTTTCGTCGAGGGAACGGGCGACTTGGCCGTTGCGGCCGAGGACCAGAATGGATTTTCCGTCAGATGTCACGCGGAATTATCCGCAAGCTGAGTTTCGTTGATTGGCGAATTATCAATCAGGCCGAGCCTGGTTCCGGAATAGACGTTTTCGCGCAGAGGACGCCACCACCACGCATTATTCAAGTACCAGTCGACGGTTGCGGCAATGCCAGTCTCGAACGTTTGGTCGGCGCGCCAACCTAATTCCGTTTCGATTTTTGTTGGATCGATGGCGTATCGCCTGTCGTGACCGGGGCGGTCGGGCACGAAGGTGATGAGATTTCGTCGCGCGATATCGCCTGGGGAGCGATCGTCAACGAGGTCGCATATGCGCTCCACCACCGCAATGTTTTCAACCGGCGCGCGACCGCCGATATTATAGGTTTCGCCGGTGCGACCGCGCTCGAGAACAGTCGCGAGCGCCTTCACATGATCCTCGACGTAAAGCCAATCGCGTACGTTGCGGCCGTCGCCATAGACGGGTAGCGGTTTGTTTTCGAGGGCATTGAGAATGATCAGCGGGATCAGTTTCTCGGGAAAATGATAGGGACCATAGTTGTTCGAGCAGTTCGTAATCAGCGTCGGCAGGCCGTACGTCTCGTACCAGGCGCTGACGAGATGATCTGATGAAGCCTTGCTGGCGGAATAAGGTGACCTTGGATTGTAGGCGGTGCTCTCCGTGAAGAAGCCGTCACCGTCCAGGCTGCCGTAAACTTCGTCGGTGGAGACGTGCAGGAAGCGGAACGTTTCTCGAAGCGCTGGGGGGCGTTCGCTCCAATATTTCCTGGCGGCCTCGAGCAGGACGTGCGTTCCCAAAACGTTGGTAGAGATGAAAGCCGCAGATGACGAAATTGATCGGTCGACATGAGACTCGGCGGCAAGATGCATGACCGCATCGGGCCGGTATTCAGCGAAGATGCGATTGATGCTGTCGCCGTCGCATATATCGGCTTGAACGAAGTGATAGTTGGCTCGGCTTGAGACCGAAGCGACCGATTGTAAATTAGCAGCGTATGTGAGTTTGTCGACGTTCAGCACGTCCCAGCTGCGCTCATGCACCAGATACCGGACTAATGCGGATCCGATGAAGCCAGCTCCGCCTGTGACGATGACTCTCATTTTTTCCCTCAGAGTTGCAGGATGTGCATTAGAATTCCCCTGAAACATCGTTGAATAACGGGAGTCTTGCATCCTTATCCGATAGAAATGCTTCGGTGGTGGTTACGGGCCAGGCGATATCGAGCTCGGGATCAGACCATAAAATGCCACCTTCGGCTCCAGGCGCGTAATGAGATGAGACCTTGTAGACCACTTCGGTATTTGTCTCCAGCGTGCAGAAACCATGCGCAAAGCCATTCGGAATATAAACTTGATGGCCATTTTCTGCCGATAACTCAGCGGAGACGTGTTGTCCGTAAGTTGCGGATCCTGGCCTCAGGTCGACCGCAACGTCAAAGATTCGCCCCTTACTTACCCGTACTAACTTTGCCTGCGTGTGCGGTGGTCTCTGGAAATGAAGGCCTCTGACCGTACCTGCCTTCAAGGATAGTGACATGTTGTCTTGCAAAAAGACGTCGTCGATGCCGACGTCCCGCAATGCTTTGGAATTATAAACTTCAACGAAAAAGCCCCTAGCGTCATTGAAGCGTCCTGGTCTAATCAGAGCTACGCCTGGAATAGAAAGCTCAACTACTTCTAGCATTAGCTCGCTCGATAATGAAAAGGAGACACAAGAACTTGCTCGGTCATTTCATGCCCAACAAAAATACTCAATACGGTATTTGCTCTTTGCGAATGTCTCGACAAGCTGATCGCTTGACCCTTCTTAATTGGCGGTCTGTCCAGCATCACGGGCTATGGTCTACGTTAGAATCTGGTCGTCATAGATTGGCGGCTGGGCCGGCCGGAGCGTAGGTTGGGCCAGATGCCAGAGACATGATCGCTTCTGACGTCAGGTTGCGGTCTGCGGCGATTTCTCCTTGCCTATTGCGACTGCACTTCAAGGGCGCCCACGGCGTTGTTCGCGTCGGCGCCTTAGATTCCGGCTAGAGTTCTCGTTTGACTCGGTGTGTGCCCAATTTCCTGTCTGGTAGATCCGCGTGACGAAGTCGTCGAAATCAGGGTGGGTGATCGACTATCTTAATAGCAATGTAATCTAGATAATTTGCTCGTAACTGCTTCATCTCGGACCCGATCAGGTCGTATTCATTTTTTCAGCAGCTGCGTGATGCAAGGTCATTCTGCGGCCGAATTAGCACGGTGACAGACGAAAGCGCGCCACCTCGGCGTGATCGACGGCCGTATGGGCTGCCGCGTTGATGTTGAAATTCGGCCGTGCCGTCAAGACAACTTCGTCAAGAAAGCGGGCGACTTGGCCTGTTGGGCTCGAGTGTGCAAAAAACTTGTGCGAAGCCGCGGGGAATGCACAACTGTAGAACTTTCCTAGCCGAAAATTCAGCGGTAACGTGCTGCCATATGTCGAAGATTGCCGTCGTAAATCGACCGGCCGCGTCGAAGATGCGTCCGCGGCTAACGCACACGAGCTTCGCCTGCGCGTCGGGGATGGACCGAAAATGCGGGCCGTGAATCGTGCCAGCCTGGGAGGAGAGCGAAAAATTGCCCTGCACGAACGGTTCTTGAATACCCGCTCGCGAACTAAGCAATGATCAATGCCCTGTAGCAGAGATATGCTGGTCGGCCACTTTTTGGGCCGACTTTCCTTCTAGCAGTTTTCCTTTGCTATCCTTTCCTAGAAAAGCACCATCAACGCGCTGGGGCCTCAAAAACGCCAAGTCCGGTATTGCGGCCGGAGAGTCGTCGCGATTGGGCCACACCGAGACGGAAACACATGTGGACCAAGAAGGGAGCGTGGTACCCTCCCTGGCAGATTTTGATTATATCCTAAGAGGCTGCCCGCCGGTGAGATTTACGTAGAACGAGCTTAGTACTGTCAGCGTTGTTGCGCATGCGGATGCGTTCGTTGACTTTGGCCCTTGTACAAATCAACGTCTTTGGGCGTTGCGCAAGCCAGCGCGGCGGTCAGTCGTGAAAGCAGAGAGAAGCGGATGCCGACGCAGTCGACGACGCCTACAACCCTTGATTTATTGAAACGCCTGGCACGCGAGAATGGCCGGGAGTATGCCCCGCGATACGCCATCGCCATCGTTTGCATGTTGCTTGTCGCGGGTACGACGTCTCTAAGTGCTTATGTGCTGAAGACCGTTATCGACACGATCTTCGTGAATCAGAACCGCGAAGCGTTGATCGGCATTACGTTCCTTATCGTCGGGATTTTCATCGCCAAGGGTGTTGCAGCCTATTTCTCTGAGGTCATCGTCGGCAACATTGGCAACCGTCTCGTGGCGGATACGCAAAAACGCATGTTCAACCACATGTTGAAAGTCGATGTCGCCTTCTTTCAACAACACAGTTCGAGCAATCTCGTCACCCTCATATCTTATAATGCCAGCGCCGTGCGGGACATGCTGACGCTTGTTTCGTTGAATGTGGGTCGCGACTTGTTCACGATCGTGGGTCTCGTTTGCACGATGATCGCGCTCGATCCCGTTCTGTCGGCGATCGCGCTGATCGGCGGTCCTGTCGCTGCGATCTCATCGCGCAAGATGGTGGCGCGCATTAAGAAAGCGACGAAGGGTGAAGTGCATTCGATGGCGGGGATCATCCAGGCGACGCGTGAGCTCAGTCAGGGAGCGCAGGTCGTCAAATCCTTCCAGCTTGAGAATACGATGCGCGGTCGGATGTTTAACGCCATCGAAGCCGTCCAACGACTGTCTAACAAGATGCTGCGCATCCAAGCCGGCGTTAACCCTTTGATGGAGGCTATCGGTGGCTGTGCTGTTGCTGCCGTCATTTTCTACGCCGGCTGGCAAAATCTCTATCATGGCGCAAGCCCTGGCCAGTTTTTTGCGTTTATCACAGCCTTGCTGATGTGCTCCGATCCAGCGCGCCGACTTTCGCGTGTTCAACTGCAACTCGCCTCTGCCTCGATTGGTGTGCGGATGATGTATGAGATCTTGGATACGCCGGCGCGAGAGGACGAGCCACCGGGCAGGCCTGAGCTTTACGTCAAAGGCGGCGAGATTGCGCTTCGTGACGTCGCTTTCAGATATGTGGCGAACAAGCCGGTCATTGAGCACATGACACTCTCCGTGCCTGCGGGAAAGGTCACGGCGCTGGTTGGTCATTCCGGCGGCGGTAAGACCACAGTTTTCTCGCTCCTCCAGCGTCTGCGTGTCCCTGACGCCGGCACCATCGAGATCGATGGCCAGTCGATTGCAGACGTTTCGCTGAAGTCGTTGAGGCAGAACATCTCGGTCGTCGGCCAGGATGCTTTCCTGTTTGAAGGTTCGATCATCGATAACATTCGGGCCGGCCACGAAACGGCTTCTGAAGAGCAGTGCATCGAAGCGGCCAAAGCAGCGAGCGCACACGAGTTCATCAAATCACTGCCGCGTGGCTACGATACGCAGGTCGGCGAACTTGGCGCACAAGTCTCGGGCGGTCAGCGTCAGCGCATTGCCCTGGCACGTGCCTTTCTGAAGAATGCGCCGATCATTCTGTTGGACGAACCGACGTCTGCGCTTGACAGTGAAACGGAAGACGTCATCCAGCGTGAATTGCGACGCTTGACGGAAGGCAAGACGACGCTCGTGATCGCCCATAGGTTGTCGACGATTCTTCATGCTGACTTGATCCATGTGATCGAAGCCGGTCGTGTTATCGAGAGCGGTACTCATGAGCAATTGATGGTCGCCAGCGGTGCCTACAGCCGTCTGTTCAAGCTGCAGTTCGCAAAATTTCTCGAAACGAAGAAACCGCTTGCTGAAGCTATCTAGGCGTGACAGCTCGCTGCGTTGGGACTATCGCACGCGCGGTGGCAAAGAGATGTTTACTGATTTAATTCTGGTTTAACGAGAGAAAGAGGACCGGAATCTACGATCGCTTCCGTGCCCACCACACGGCGAGGTCCTAACTTCGGCTTACTCTTTTCAATGACGCAGAGGGAATTCAGAAACTTCACCGAATGAAGCGATGACAAAATATTATCGCCGATTGAAACATCGTATTTTGACTTGAAGCCTTCGAGTAGGTCGTCTTGCGATTGTGACTGCCAATGCTCCACGTTCAAAAAATCGGTGAGGGCCTTGAATAGCTCCATCGACGATGTGGGATCGCCGAGGCCGCCTTCGAATTGCGACCAGTAGCTGCAGTGTAAATCTTCGATGATGAATATCCCACCGCTATTAAGTATGGGAAAGTACTTTGCGAAGGTCCGTGTGATGTCACTCGATTTATGTGATCCGTCATCTATAATGATGTCGTATGTTGTAGCTTTCGACGTTATCCTTCTAAATGCTTCGTCCGAGTTGGCGTCCCCAACGGCGACAGAGATTGCAGGGTCAGAAAATTTCAGTGAGGCGCACTTTTCGTTGATGTCTGAGCCAACTATAGCTTTGGCGTTCGAAAAATATTTCGCCCAAATCTCAAGGGAGCCACCGTTCTGAATTCCGATTTCCAGCATGGTGATGGGGGCGCTTTGAAAGCGCGAAAACAAGCTCTCGTACTCAATCAGGAAGCTTTCCCATTTGTCGCTGACCTTACCTTCGTGCTTGGCTACGACGTCGAGCAAAGACGGTACCTTCGGAGGTGTCTGTTTGATATTGGACCAACTGCTCATTGAATTTCCTCAAGCGACCTTGAGCCATCCGCTATCTGTTGAACGTACTTGCTGACGCCCTAGTCTTTGTTGCCGTGCAGCGTTTGGCGCGTTCGCTGTTACAAACCACGCTGCGTAAATAGGAGAGGGACAGCCTTGTTGTCGAATACTGCCGCCGACGGACGTTATTGATTATCAAATCCTTGACACATCTTCGGTCTCCACGGCGTTCTGGTCAACCGTATGTATGCAGTTAGTCATAGGCCATGGTTATGCAAGAGGCTCATGATGCCTCGCTCGATCGCGATGTTTTATCTGGCACGTCTTGTCTAGGAGACGCTAAGTTTGAACGGTTTTTAGCGCCGTAAAAATGCAGCTTGCCGGCGTCGATCGTGAGACAGCTACCATTGTAAGGGATTTGCCTGTCCCGCAAAAAAAGCATCTCTTGAACCCAATTTTTCTGGACAAGACTTCTCGATTATCTATGCGGCGGATAATACCGGATGACATATACGTAACTATCGCGTGGCTGGGCGAAGTCTGCCGGGGACGCGATCGAGAGCATTCTCAGTTAGGGCCAGAAGAGCTTCGAAGTTCTGTTCTTTGAGAATGCGTCGGCGTCTTTGCTTCGCAAAATCGTTGCAGAACTGTACGATGCTTATCGCTCATTGCCGGGTCTGCCGGTTACCGGTCGCAGCGCGTTCGAGATAGTGAGGGCGATAACGTCGTGCTAATCGTTCGCGATGATATCGGAGTTGTTGGTGATTCAAACGCTCGGGAACTGCAATTTGATAATCAACTTTTTTCTCTAACAATTTTTTCCACGCAACTATTCTCCCCGATCAGCTTCTCGGTGAGTGGCGGGCGATGCCAGCCACGAAATTTTGACGATCCGAGATTTGCACTCGGCTGGTTGAGCCGTTCCGTGCAAGCCGGACAGAGCGAGCGAGTCCATTTCTCAGGGGTACTGCCCCAGCAAGGCTGGACCGGTCCAATACCGAAGACTGGCATGAAGCTTTTCAAAAGTTGAAGGGTGATCTTGGTAGCCGAGGCGACTAAGCGTGCGGCCAGCTTTTAGCCACAAGTCAGCGTGCTGCTTGGCGCTGAAGTAATTCTTCCAGTCACCCACGATGCCCTTGCGATAGTGACTATTACGGTTTTCCTGGCCCGGTGTGCGGCCGGCCATAGCTTGGAAGCTGGCCTTTTGGAGTGCGGACTTGATCTCCGTGTCCGAAAAATCCATTCCGTGGAAAGTTAACAGGGAGCGAAGCGTTTCTTCCGGATTCTGGACAAGATCCTCAAATTTGGCGCTTGGCACGGAAGAATCCGCTACCCAGGCCAAAGCATCATTATAAACGGGCAGTGTTGTTGACCACTTTACGATATTCCGGTAATTGAACGCAGAACGCTCATCTACGTGTTTCAGGATAGGGTTCTTCGTCTTGAAGCGAGGATCAAGGTACGCTTTATGGAAATACTCTGATACCAACGCGTCACGAATATCGCGGTAAATATAGAATGGCCGAACGTTTAGACGCGCGATTTCTGCGCATACTTTCTCCGAGTGTCGAAGGTGAGTGTACATCACCTTACCTGGGCCGAGTTTCTCGAGTTCGTTGACGCGTATCCCAGTGATGCCATGTGCTCCCATGTCGAATTTCTCGATTCCGGGCAGCGCGGCCAGAATGTTGTTGAGCCAGTTCGAACCCGACTTTCCCAGCGTGATAACTAGATATCGGGGCTCCATACTTCTGCATCCTTTTCATATCGTTTGCCTCTATCGGCGCCTAGCTGCGCGGGTTTGATCGTGCTGGTACGTCTGGTCTGGGGACGCGCGCGATCTTACCCGCTATCAGATTGCAATCCGGCTGAGAGAGATAGTCTGTTCGGCTACGCCTCATGGGAGTTGTCGAGTATAATGTCCTTTTTGCGCATACAGTGATTCGACCGGCGCAAGTGAGGGCCGCTCTGTGGAAAGCGGGGAAAGATGGCACCAGAGGATGCCATCGTTAGGCCGAAATTTATCCTCGGTGGCGATCTGACACTTCAGATCGGTGAATTTTGACGCTATTGATAGCGAGGGACTGATCTTCAAGTGGCGGTATGCATTGGAGCACGAGAGGTGACGTGCCGTTATAGTTCATATATTTCAATAGATTATTGGGCTCTTTTTTTGGGGGCGTCTTAGGTGTTGGTTACGAAGGCGGGGCAATGAAGGCTGTTATTTTAGCGGGTGGGTTAGGCACACGACTTTCAGAGGAAACGGCGGAGAGGCCCAAGCCGATGGTCGAGATCGGCGGCCGTCCGATCCTCTGGCACATTATGAAAATCTACTCCAACGCGGGCATCAATGACTTCATCATTTGTCTGGGGTATCGCGGATATTTTGTGAAGGAGTATTTCGCCAACTATTTCGTGCATCTCAACGATGTAACGATCGACATCAGTGGCAACTCTGTCGACGTTCATAGCCGCCGCGGTGAGCCGTGGCGCGTCACGCTTGTGGACACCGGCGCAGATACCATGACCGGTGGGCGTCTCAAGCGCGTGGCTAGCTATCTCGATGACGAAACGTTTCACATGACTTATGGCGATGGCGTCGCCGACATCGACCTTCAACAGCTCATGGATGTTCACGAGCGTGCCGGTCGGGAGGCCACGGTAACGGCTGTTCGCCCTCCGGGGCGTTTCGGTGCGTTGAATCTGGATGGTGAGCACGTCAAGGGCTTTATCGAAAAGCCTCTTGGCGACGGCAGTTGGATCAACGGCGGATTCTTTGTGCTGGAACCAAGTGTCATTAAGCGCATCGGGGGCGATGAAACAGTGTGGGAAGACGCGCCGCTTGCCGGGTTGGCCGCTGATGGACAGCTTTCAGCGTATCGTCATCACGGATTCTGGCAGCCAATGGATACGCTTCGAGACAAAAGACACCTGGAGCAGCTTTGGCAGTCCGGACAGGCCAAATGGAAAAGCTGGTGACCCCAAATTCCAGTTTTTGGTCCGGGAAGCGCGTTCTTTTAACAGGTCATACCGGCTTCAAAGGCGCGTGGACAACGCTTTGGCTTGAGAAATTAGGCGCGAAGGTCTTCGGTTTGGCACTTGAGCCGATCACCGATCCCGCGCTTTGGAATCTTCTGGGCAGGCCGTTGGGTGACGCCAGCATCGCGGACATTCGGGATCGGCAGGCTGTTCAGCAGGTCTTTGATGCTGCACAGCCGGAGATCCTCATTCATATGGCAGCGCAGGCACTGGTGCATCCATCATTCGAAAGGCCGGCAGAGACGTTCGAAGTCAATGTGATGGGGCTCGCGAACGTACTTGATGCGGCTCGCAATACTGCGACAGTTCGCGCGATCGTCAACGTGACGAGCGATAAATGCTACGAAAACCGCGAGCAGATCTGGTCGTATCGGGAGACGGATCCGATGGGAGGTTCGGATCCCTACAGCGCCAGTAAGGGCTGTGCGGAACTGCTTACGACTTCCTATCGCCGTTCGTTCTTTAATAAGGCCGGCGGCGCGCGCCTCGCGTCTGCTCGTGCAGGCAACGTCATTGGTGGCGGCGATTGGTCCGCCGACCGACTTGTTCCTGACTGTGTTCGAGCGTTTCAAGTGGGCGAGGTCCTGAAAATTCGAAATCCACTCGCGACCCGACCCTGGCAGCACGTTCTCGAGCCGATAAGCGGATACCTGCTATTGGCTGAAGCTCTTTATGAAGATCATCCCGGCATGGCGGAGGGATGGAATTTCGGTCCTCCCGATAGCGACGTCTGGACAGTAGAGCGCGTCGCAAACCATTTGACGAAAGGTTGGGGCGCTAGCGCGACTTGGCAGTGTGACGAGAAGCACTGGCCGAAAGAGTCTATGCTGCTGCGCGTTGATGCTACGAAAGCGCGGGTGCGCCTGAATTGGAACTCTCGTCTCAATGTGGCTGAGGCATTGGACTGGTCCCTCGATTGGTATAAAGCCGTCGCGCGCGGCGAATCTGCTCGCGAGGTGACGTTGCGACAGCTTTCAGAATATGAAGCCCGGGAAACTGCAACCTAATGATACACAAATGTCGTTTTTGCGGTGCGCCGCTTCGCACGACCTTCGCTGATCTCGGCATGGCACCGGTGGCCAACGATTTTGTGTCTCTCGAGCATGCACTGGCGATGGAACCATTTTATCCCTTGCACGCCTACGTTTGCCGCGAATGTTTCCTGGTGCAATTGATCGACTTCCGTCGGGCGGACAGTTTGTTCACGGACGAATACGCATATTTTTCATCCTATTCGGAGAGCTGGCTGGAGCATGCCAGGACTTATGCAACGGCGATGATCGCGTCTGAGAAGCTCACGAACGATTCGCTTGTCGTCGAGCTTGCTTCGAACGACGGCTATCTTTTGCAGTATTTCAAAAGAGAGGGCGTTTCAGTTCTTGGTGTTGAGCCGACCGTCAATACGGCCCGCGTGGCCCTTGAAAAGCACGGTATTGAAAGTGAGGTTGCTTTCTTCGGTAAGGAAACTGCGCTTCGGCTTCGTGAGCGCGGTGTTCAAGCCGATGTCATGGCTGCAAACAATGTTTTGGCGCACGTTCCGGACATCAACGACTTTGTCTCGGGGTTTTCGATCGTTTTAAGGAAGGGAGGCGTCGCGACCGTCGAATTTCCTCATCTCCTACGCCAAATTGAGAACCATCAATTCGATACGATCTACCACGAGCATTTTTCGTATCTCTCCTTTTCAATCGCACGACGGATCTTTGCTGCTCATGAGATGAGGGTCTACGACGTCGCCGAACTGACGACACACGGCGGTTCTCTGAGAATTTTTGTGTGCCACGACGACGATCAAACTCGGCCGGATACGCCAGCAGTCGCTGCAATGTTGGAGCTGGAGAGAGTTCATGGTCTGGGGCAGCTGAACACCTACGAACGGTTTGCCAAAGACATCGTGACCATCAAGTGCGATTTGCTGGATTTTCTAGTGAAGAGCAAACGAGCGGGCAAAAGCGTTGCTGCGTATGGAGCGCCAGCAAAAGGCAACACGCTCTTGAACTATTGCGGCGTGAAAGCCGATATGATCGACTTCACCGTCGATCGCAGCCCTTACAAAGCTGGTAAGCTTTTGCCTGGTTCTCGAATTCCGATTCTGGCTCCAGAAGCTATCGCCGAGCGTAAACCCGATTACGTCTTGATCCTTCCTTGGAATCTTAAAGACGAAATCATGCAGCAGATGGCGCATATCCGCGATTGGGGAGGCAAGTTTGTTACTCCCATTCCCGATATCAGGATTTACGATTGATTTTTGAAGAAACACGCATTTCCGGAGTGTGGCGAGTAAGCCTGGAGCGTCATGAAGACGCTCGCGGTTATTTTGCGCGTACCTTTTGTGCGGATGAGTTCGCGAACCATGGCCTTGCTGCAAATTTCGAGCAGCACAGTGTTGCTAGCAACGTCAAGCGCGGCA from Hyphomicrobium sp. MC1 harbors:
- a CDS encoding class I SAM-dependent methyltransferase, giving the protein MSSWSNIKQTPPKVPSLLDVVAKHEGKVSDKWESFLIEYESLFSRFQSAPITMLEIGIQNGGSLEIWAKYFSNAKAIVGSDINEKCASLKFSDPAISVAVGDANSDEAFRRITSKATTYDIIIDDGSHKSSDITRTFAKYFPILNSGGIFIIEDLHCSYWSQFEGGLGDPTSSMELFKALTDFLNVEHWQSQSQDDLLEGFKSKYDVSIGDNILSSLHSVKFLNSLCVIEKSKPKLGPRRVVGTEAIVDSGPLSLVKPELNQ
- the rfbG gene encoding CDP-glucose 4,6-dehydratase, yielding MEKLVTPNSSFWSGKRVLLTGHTGFKGAWTTLWLEKLGAKVFGLALEPITDPALWNLLGRPLGDASIADIRDRQAVQQVFDAAQPEILIHMAAQALVHPSFERPAETFEVNVMGLANVLDAARNTATVRAIVNVTSDKCYENREQIWSYRETDPMGGSDPYSASKGCAELLTTSYRRSFFNKAGGARLASARAGNVIGGGDWSADRLVPDCVRAFQVGEVLKIRNPLATRPWQHVLEPISGYLLLAEALYEDHPGMAEGWNFGPPDSDVWTVERVANHLTKGWGASATWQCDEKHWPKESMLLRVDATKARVRLNWNSRLNVAEALDWSLDWYKAVARGESAREVTLRQLSEYEARETAT
- the rfbF gene encoding glucose-1-phosphate cytidylyltransferase is translated as MKAVILAGGLGTRLSEETAERPKPMVEIGGRPILWHIMKIYSNAGINDFIICLGYRGYFVKEYFANYFVHLNDVTIDISGNSVDVHSRRGEPWRVTLVDTGADTMTGGRLKRVASYLDDETFHMTYGDGVADIDLQQLMDVHERAGREATVTAVRPPGRFGALNLDGEHVKGFIEKPLGDGSWINGGFFVLEPSVIKRIGGDETVWEDAPLAGLAADGQLSAYRHHGFWQPMDTLRDKRHLEQLWQSGQAKWKSW
- a CDS encoding dTDP-4-dehydrorhamnose 3,5-epimerase family protein: MLSSRAGIQEPFVQGNFSLSSQAGTIHGPHFRSIPDAQAKLVCVSRGRIFDAAGRFTTAIFDIWQHVTAEFSARKVLQLCIPRGFAQVFCTLEPNRPSRPLS
- the rfbC gene encoding dTDP-4-dehydrorhamnose 3,5-epimerase, with product MLEVVELSIPGVALIRPGRFNDARGFFVEVYNSKALRDVGIDDVFLQDNMSLSLKAGTVRGLHFQRPPHTQAKLVRVSKGRIFDVAVDLRPGSATYGQHVSAELSAENGHQVYIPNGFAHGFCTLETNTEVVYKVSSHYAPGAEGGILWSDPELDIAWPVTTTEAFLSDKDARLPLFNDVSGEF
- a CDS encoding sulfotransferase domain-containing protein, which produces MEPRYLVITLGKSGSNWLNNILAALPGIEKFDMGAHGITGIRVNELEKLGPGKVMYTHLRHSEKVCAEIARLNVRPFYIYRDIRDALVSEYFHKAYLDPRFKTKNPILKHVDERSAFNYRNIVKWSTTLPVYNDALAWVADSSVPSAKFEDLVQNPEETLRSLLTFHGMDFSDTEIKSALQKASFQAMAGRTPGQENRNSHYRKGIVGDWKNYFSAKQHADLWLKAGRTLSRLGYQDHPSTFEKLHASLRYWTGPALLGQYP
- the rfbB gene encoding dTDP-glucose 4,6-dehydratase, yielding MRVIVTGGAGFIGSALVRYLVHERSWDVLNVDKLTYAANLQSVASVSSRANYHFVQADICDGDSINRIFAEYRPDAVMHLAAESHVDRSISSSAAFISTNVLGTHVLLEAARKYWSERPPALRETFRFLHVSTDEVYGSLDGDGFFTESTAYNPRSPYSASKASSDHLVSAWYETYGLPTLITNCSNNYGPYHFPEKLIPLIILNALENKPLPVYGDGRNVRDWLYVEDHVKALATVLERGRTGETYNIGGRAPVENIAVVERICDLVDDRSPGDIARRNLITFVPDRPGHDRRYAIDPTKIETELGWRADQTFETGIAATVDWYLNNAWWWRPLRENVYSGTRLGLIDNSPINETQLADNSA
- the rfbD gene encoding dTDP-4-dehydrorhamnose reductase, whose amino-acid sequence is MTSDGKSILVLGRNGQVARSLDETLSASGYHVVQIGRPETDLRNPSSVSEAIRAALPDFIVNAAAYTAVDQAEDESETAFAINAVGAQSAAEAASEIGAPIIHFSTDYVFDGSKGASYVETDTVSPLGVYGESKLAGESLVAEANPKHIILRTAWVFSPFGSNFMKTMLRLNHERPEINVVDDQRGSPTYALDLATTVCQIISHLRTLSPSPKCFGTFHATNSGETSWYGFARAIIDGAARRGGPQAIVHPIPTSAYPTKARRPAYSVLSNDKLSHVYGIKLRPWQDALSEALDRMIGARHDETPQRPKQGFDSTA
- a CDS encoding ABC transporter ATP-binding protein, with protein sequence MPTQSTTPTTLDLLKRLARENGREYAPRYAIAIVCMLLVAGTTSLSAYVLKTVIDTIFVNQNREALIGITFLIVGIFIAKGVAAYFSEVIVGNIGNRLVADTQKRMFNHMLKVDVAFFQQHSSSNLVTLISYNASAVRDMLTLVSLNVGRDLFTIVGLVCTMIALDPVLSAIALIGGPVAAISSRKMVARIKKATKGEVHSMAGIIQATRELSQGAQVVKSFQLENTMRGRMFNAIEAVQRLSNKMLRIQAGVNPLMEAIGGCAVAAVIFYAGWQNLYHGASPGQFFAFITALLMCSDPARRLSRVQLQLASASIGVRMMYEILDTPAREDEPPGRPELYVKGGEIALRDVAFRYVANKPVIEHMTLSVPAGKVTALVGHSGGGKTTVFSLLQRLRVPDAGTIEIDGQSIADVSLKSLRQNISVVGQDAFLFEGSIIDNIRAGHETASEEQCIEAAKAASAHEFIKSLPRGYDTQVGELGAQVSGGQRQRIALARAFLKNAPIILLDEPTSALDSETEDVIQRELRRLTEGKTTLVIAHRLSTILHADLIHVIEAGRVIESGTHEQLMVASGAYSRLFKLQFAKFLETKKPLAEAI